The following proteins come from a genomic window of Noviherbaspirillum sp. L7-7A:
- the atzF gene encoding allophanate hydrolase encodes MTMSLNLEMNALRQRYLERSLSPLDMVRQLDAMLSKEEAAGGHNIWIRRLTLAEMQAYAQPLQARDAASLPLYGIPFVIKDNIDLAGVPTTAGCPAFAYTPERHAAVVAHLIEAGAIPVGKANLDQFATGLVGARSPHGACRNSFNPDYVSGGSSSGSAVSVALGLASFSLGTDTAGSGRVPAAFNNLVGVKPTLGTLSGSGLVPACRTLDTISIFALTADNAAQVLAVAQGHDAADPYSRAPQPHGFDFGSAAAFRFGVPRADQLAFFGNEEGLPLFRAAVARLEALGGTAVEFDFAPFLETARLLYEGPWVAERYQAIRGFFDAHADALHPVTREITGNAAKYSAADAFAALYRLKALQGTAGAAWREMDCFVTPTAGTHYRIDDVEADPIRLNSNLGYYTNFMNLLDLSAVAVPAGFHANCLPFGITLVAPAFQDTPLLRLAARFHAGEGLTMGATGQPLPPPAAMPAFPSGRVRVAVCGAHLSGLPLNWQLTQRGARLVGEVSSAPDYKLYALPGGPPLRPGMVRVGPDAGGAAIAMEIWEMPATAFGSFVAGIPAPLGIGSVTLADGGSVQGFVCEGYAAEGAQDITGFGGWRAYVAATQ; translated from the coding sequence ATGACGATGAGCCTGAACCTGGAAATGAATGCGCTGCGCCAGCGCTACCTGGAACGCAGCCTGAGCCCGCTGGACATGGTGAGGCAGCTTGACGCGATGCTGTCCAAGGAAGAAGCGGCCGGCGGCCACAACATCTGGATACGGCGCCTGACGCTTGCGGAGATGCAGGCGTATGCGCAGCCGCTGCAGGCGCGCGATGCTGCCAGCCTGCCGCTGTACGGCATTCCCTTCGTCATCAAGGACAACATCGACCTGGCCGGCGTGCCGACCACGGCCGGCTGCCCGGCCTTTGCCTATACGCCGGAAAGGCATGCGGCCGTGGTGGCGCACCTGATCGAGGCCGGCGCCATTCCGGTCGGCAAGGCTAACCTCGACCAGTTCGCCACCGGTCTGGTCGGCGCCCGCTCGCCCCATGGCGCCTGCCGCAACAGCTTCAACCCGGACTATGTGTCGGGCGGCTCGTCCTCTGGCTCGGCGGTATCGGTGGCGCTGGGCCTGGCCAGCTTTTCGCTGGGCACCGACACCGCCGGCTCGGGCAGGGTGCCGGCCGCGTTCAACAACCTCGTTGGCGTCAAGCCCACGCTGGGCACGCTGTCCGGCAGCGGCTTGGTGCCGGCCTGCCGCACGCTAGACACGATCTCGATTTTCGCGCTGACAGCCGACAATGCGGCCCAGGTGCTGGCGGTAGCGCAGGGTCATGACGCCGCCGATCCGTATTCGCGGGCACCGCAGCCGCATGGCTTCGACTTCGGCAGCGCCGCCGCCTTCCGCTTTGGCGTGCCGCGTGCCGACCAGCTCGCCTTCTTCGGCAACGAGGAAGGCCTACCGCTGTTTCGCGCCGCGGTGGCGAGGCTCGAAGCCTTGGGCGGCACCGCTGTCGAGTTCGACTTCGCGCCCTTTCTGGAAACCGCGCGCCTGCTGTATGAAGGCCCGTGGGTGGCCGAGCGCTACCAGGCAATCCGCGGCTTCTTCGATGCCCATGCCGATGCGCTGCATCCGGTCACCCGCGAGATCACCGGCAATGCCGCGAAGTACAGCGCAGCCGATGCCTTCGCCGCGCTGTATCGCCTGAAGGCACTGCAGGGCACAGCGGGTGCGGCGTGGCGCGAGATGGACTGCTTCGTCACGCCCACCGCCGGCACCCATTACCGCATCGACGACGTCGAGGCCGACCCGATCCGGCTCAATTCCAATCTCGGCTATTACACCAACTTCATGAACCTGCTGGACCTTTCTGCGGTGGCAGTGCCGGCGGGTTTCCACGCCAATTGCCTGCCATTCGGCATCACACTGGTCGCGCCGGCCTTCCAGGACACGCCGCTGCTCAGGCTCGCAGCCCGCTTCCATGCAGGCGAGGGCCTGACCATGGGCGCCACTGGCCAGCCACTGCCGCCGCCGGCAGCAATGCCAGCCTTTCCTTCCGGCCGGGTACGGGTTGCGGTCTGTGGCGCCCATCTGTCCGGCCTGCCGCTGAACTGGCAACTCACGCAGCGCGGCGCAAGGCTGGTGGGTGAAGTCAGCAGCGCGCCCGATTACAAGCTCTATGCGCTGCCCGGCGGCCCGCCGTTGCGGCCAGGCATGGTGCGGGTCGGCCCCGACGCGGGCGGCGCGGCCATTGCGATGGAAATCTGGGAAATGCCTGCGACCGCCTTTGGCAGCTTCGTGGCCGGCATCCCGGCACCGCTGGGCATCGGCAGCGTGACGCTGGCCGATGGCGGCAGCGTGCAGGGCTTTGTCTGCGAGGGATATGCGGCAGAAGGTGCGCAGGACATTACTGGCTTCGGCGGCTGGCGGGCTTACGTGGCGGCGACGCAATGA